TATGCCGCCCGCACCCCATGGGAAAAGCTCGACCCTGATGCCCGCGCGGCCGCATTGATGGCGCGTGCCGGCGAGGGCCTTGCGCTGTTAGTGCTGATGATGGGTATTGGCGGCGTTTTGGCCGGGCAGAGCGATGCCATCGCTGGCCTGCCGCAGGTGATATTGCCGCCCTAGACTGCAATCCCAAACGCCCTCATCCTGAGCGAAGTCGAAGGACGCGGGCGTACGCGCTGACCCCAGGTGAAATCGATTGAAAAGCCGCACCCAACCGGGTCTGCGGCTGCTGGTGCTGGCCCCACCCCGACCCTCCCCTTAAGGCGAGGGGGCGCAGACCTTCCAGCAAAGGCGCTTGCTTCAAAACCCTGCACGACGCCATCCCCCTCCCCCTTGGGGAGGGTCGGGGTGGGGCCTACCCCAAGCCCCTCAGAAAATTGGCCGCCGTCTTCAAATGCCCGTCCCGCTTTCCCTCATCCATCTTCTCGGCCATGGACACCATCATCGCCCAGCGGGGATTGCCTGCCAGCTGCTCGCGGTTGCGCCAGATCCAGCGCCAGTAAAGGCCGTCCCAGATATCGCACCAGTCGCCTTTCTCATGGTTGCCCATCTTCCGGATATAGGCTGAGCCGGAGAAATAAGGCTTCGTCGTGATGCGCCCGCCATCGGCATTCTGGCTCATCGCATAGGCGTTCGGCACCATGACCCAGTCATAGGAGTCGGCGAACATCTCCATGAACCATCTGTAGATATCGTCGGGGTCGATCTCGCAGATGAACATGAACCCGCCGAGCACCATCAGCCGCTCGATATGGTGGCAGTATCCAGTCCTGAGGATGCGCTTGATGACATCGTCTATGGGGTCGATCCCGGTCTCGCCGGTCCAGAAGCTTTCGGGCAGTTTGCGCGTATGTCCCCAATGGTTCGTCGTGCGCATCGGCACGCCGATATCCTCATAGGTCGCGCGCATGAACTCGCGCCAGCCAATGACCTGCCGGATAAAGCCTTCGGCGGAATTCATCGGGATGTCTTTCGTCTCGATGAAGGCCTTGGCCGCATCCAGAACCAGCTGCGGGGTGAGGAGCCCAATGTTCAGCATAGGGGTGATCGCCGAATGCCAGAGCAGGCTCTCGCCCTCCAGAATGGCGTCCTCATAAGGTCCGAACAGCTCGAACCGCTCATTCAGGAAGGCGCCGAGCCAGCTTTCGGCATCCTCAT
This genomic interval from Thalassovita mediterranea contains the following:
- a CDS encoding cryptochrome/photolyase family protein; protein product: MTKALLIFPHHLFNHHPGLDKRPDRICLVEDTLFFGDRQYPMSFHKQKLWLHRASMARYAKRLEGLKPEFEYVRYEAGKPLLKPLLARLAKAGIKEIVTCDPSDFILEKRLKAYCEAHDLDLTLINTPLFLNTPGENRAWREDNKSWFQAEFYKRQRRHFDVLMNGDKPKGEQWSFDDENRKKVPKKLRDSVPQLPAKEPDEIEEEARRSVEEDFPDNYGSLDTLYWPTSHEDAESWLGAFLNERFELFGPYEDAILEGESLLWHSAITPMLNIGLLTPQLVLDAAKAFIETKDIPMNSAEGFIRQVIGWREFMRATYEDIGVPMRTTNHWGHTRKLPESFWTGETGIDPIDDVIKRILRTGYCHHIERLMVLGGFMFICEIDPDDIYRWFMEMFADSYDWVMVPNAYAMSQNADGGRITTKPYFSGSAYIRKMGNHEKGDWCDIWDGLYWRWIWRNREQLAGNPRWAMMVSMAEKMDEGKRDGHLKTAANFLRGLG